One Thiocapsa sp. genomic window, GTGTTGCCGCGTCCGGGCGATCCGGCGGGCCGTACCGGGCGGATCACGCCCGACCCTTATCCGGCCGAGAATCGCCTGTCGATCGGTGGCGCTTTCAGTAGAGATTGCGGAGATACACGGCCGCCATAGGGGATTTCAATGTCTTGGCCCGAGGTGCCGATCCGTGAAAGCGTGATGGCCGTCACGGCGTTCGATGAGGATTTCCTTTAGTCGGCGACTTTACGCATTGTCGGCGCCCGGGCGCCGCTATACACTCTGTGTATGCACCGCCCCATCGACCCCAAGATCGACTGCGTCTTCAAAACCCTGTTCGGGTCCGACGACCGGCGCGATCTGCTCATCCACCTCCTCAACGCCTTGCTCGCGGAGGATCTCGAAGCACCCGTCGCCGAGGTCGATATCCTCAACCCCTACAACGAGCGCGAGACCCTCGACGACAAGCTCACCATCGTCGACGTCAAGGCCCGCGACACGGCCCGCCGGATGTTTCAGGTGGAGATCCAGCTCCTGGTCTTCCCCCAATATCTGGCCCCGCGCATCCTCTATGCCTGGGCCGATCTCTACAGCCAGCAACTGCACAGCGGCCAGGATTACGACGCGCTCCGGCCGACCTATGCGATCTGGATCCTCGATCAAACCCTCTTTGTCGAGCGACCGGAGTATGCTCATCGTTATTCTCTGCGCGACGACCAGGGGCGCCGGCTCGTCGACCACGGCGCCATCCGGCTCTTCGAGTTGAGCAAATTCCAGGTCGCGCGGGTCGAAACAGACGCCGAACGTTGGCTAAAATTCCTCAAGGACGGCGAACACCTCAATCCCGAGCATCTCCCCGAGTGGATGCAGCATCCCATCATGAGGCAGGCCATGAGCATCTTGAGCC contains:
- a CDS encoding Rpn family recombination-promoting nuclease/putative transposase, encoding MHRPIDPKIDCVFKTLFGSDDRRDLLIHLLNALLAEDLEAPVAEVDILNPYNERETLDDKLTIVDVKARDTARRMFQVEIQLLVFPQYLAPRILYAWADLYSQQLHSGQDYDALRPTYAIWILDQTLFVERPEYAHRYSLRDDQGRRLVDHGAIRLFELSKFQVARVETDAERWLKFLKDGEHLNPEHLPEWMQHPIMRQAMSILSRFSEKERDYHRYQSRQEALRVQRTIQRVLDEARAATEAARANEQAARAATEAERQAKEAERQAKEAAREGEQAALAEVARLKALLEQQKDG